Sequence from the Flavobacterium lindanitolerans genome:
GCATTTTTAAAATCTAAAAACATAGCCTTCCATACTTTCAAAGACCAGGTGATTTTTGAAAAAGAAGAAGTGATAAAAGAAGATGGTAAACCTTATGTTGTGTTTACGCCCTATTCTAAGAAATGGAAAGAAAACTTTAATGAAAAGCTTACCGAATCCTTTCCTTCTGAAAAGAAACTGGCTGAAATAGCCCAACATTCCTATCCGTATCTTTCACTAAAAGAGATCGGATTTGAAGCATCCGGGATAAAAGTTGCCGACTATAATATTTCAAGCGCGCTAATTGAAAATTATGCCGAAACCCGTAATTTTCCCGGTATAGAGGGCACGTCTCATTTAAGTCCTCATTTGCGGTTTGGTGCTGTCAGTATCCGAAAGATTGTAAAAACAGCGCTCAAACACCGAAAAGAAACTTTTTTAAATGAACTGATTTGGCGGGAGTTTTTCATGCAGATTCTTTGGCATTTTCCAAACACGGTCACAGAAAGTTTCCGTCCGAAATATGACCATATCCAATGGCGTAACAATAAAACCGAATTCCAAAGCTGGTGTGAAGGAACTACCGGCTATCCAATAGTTGATGCCGGAATGCGGCAATTGAATGCTACAGGAACCATGCACAACCGCGTTCGAATGATTGTGGCCAGCTTTTTATGTAAGCATCTCCTGATTGACTGGCGTTGGGGCGAAGCGTATTTTGCTGAAAAACTATTGGATTATGAGCAATCCAGCAATATAGGCAACTGGCAGTGGGCTGCGGGAAGCGGTGTCGATGCCGCTCCTTATTTCCGGATTTTTAACCCAAGCGAACAGGTTAGAAAATTTGACAAAAATTTAAAATACATCCGGAAATGGGTTCCTGAGTTTGAGCAATTGGACTACAGGCCAATAATCGACCATAAGGAAGCACGGGAAAGATGCCTGGTAGTATATAAAAAAGCAGTCGGATAACGACTGCTTTTGTTTTATGCATTTATATTTTTTATTTTCTCGAAATTCAAATCCCGGAAATCGGTTATCACCATATCTGCCTTTGACTGGTCCTGCCCTGTTCCGCTTTCACCTTTGTAGGCAATACAAAAAATCCCCGCCGCTTTGGCAGCCGTAATTCCGTTGGTACTGTCTTCAATAACAATACATTCATTGATAGGCGCTTTTGAATAGGAAGCCGCTTTTAAGAAAATAGCCGGATTGGGTTTGGATTCAGGAAAATCCTCACCACTGACTTTGTGCGTGAAATACGGATTCAATCCGAAACGCTCAAAAACCTTGTTGATAATGGCCATTTCAGAAGAGGAAGCCACTATCAGCTGTATACCGTTATTGTATAAATCAATAATAAGTTCCTTAACGCCCGGCATCAGATACAGGTCTTCCTTTTTATCAAAAGCCTCTATAAAAAGTTTGTTTTTGGCTTCAATCAGTTCTTCTACTTCATGAACCAATTGAAAATTATCTTTGATTTTCTGATAAATCATCTTATTGGAGTTTCCTGTGAAAGTGTGGTACATTTCATCCGGAACGGTAATATCCAAATCTTTAAATTGCAATAAACTCACATCATAATGAACCGGTTCGGTGTCAACTAAAACACCGTCCATGTCAAAAATTACGGTCTTAACCATTTTTATTTTACTTTAAATTCTTAATCTTTTCGGCGTTTAGCTCGTTAAAATGATTGATAATCCTATCTGCTTTTGACAAATCCTGAAGCTTGGTGTTTGCGCTTCTGTAACCTATACAAAAAATTCCTGCTGCAACCGAAGCTTCAACTCCGTTGGTACTGTCTTCTATAACAATGCATTCGTCTTTTTTCCCTATTGCTAAAGAAGCCGCATATTCAAAAATAGCCGGATGCGGTTTTGACTTCGGAAAATCTTCGCCACTCACAATATCCGAAAAATACTGATGCAGCTTAAAACGGTTAAAAACGCGTTCTATTGTTACCTTTGAAGCCGATGATGCAACAATGAGCTGAATACCGTTTTTATAAAGGTCTTTTATCAAATCCTCAACTCCTTCTATAAGATGAAGGTCTTTTTTAGTATCAAAGGCATCATTAAAAATATTTCTCTTTCTCTGTATCAAATCCTCGACATCGTGGTCCAGACCAAAAGCATGTTTTAGTTTCTGGAAAACATTTCGTGTAGAGTTTCCGGTAAAAGTAGCAAACAGGTCATCGGTTACAGAAATTTCCAGTTCATCAAAATGCTGGAAATAGGCATATCTGTGAACGGGTTCCGTATCAACGATAACGCCGTCCATGTCAAAAATTACAGTTTTTATCATTGTTGTGTTGTGTGTTTTGAGTAGTTTAGTTCTTATTCTTTCTTCAACAGATATCGGATTACTGTTTCTGCCGCATGAAGCCCGAATAATCCCGGCATATAGCTATTGGTTCCGTAGAATGATTTTTTGAAGTTGGAACCGTCTGTCATTCTCAAACTATTCGGGTCCTGGATTTCATAGGAATAAACAGCTTTCACGCCTTTATCGATTCCGGCTTCTCTCAATCTTCTTTTAACAGCCTTTGCCAGATAGCAGTTTTTGGTTTTACTGATGTCGGTTACTTTTACTTTACCTGCTTCCATTTTGCCTCCGGCGCCCATACTGCTGACAATTTTTATTTTTTTGCGTTTGGAAGCAATAATCAGGTTTAATTTTGGTGTTATACTGTCAATACAGTCCATCACATAATCAAATTCATCGGTAACAATCTCAAAAGCCCTTTCCGGCGAAAGGAATTCTTTTATTCTAGTTAGCTGTAATTCGGGATTTATATCCATCAGACGGTCACCAACCACATCAATTTTTGGCTTGCCCACGGTAGAATGCAATGCGGGAAGCTGACGGTTAATATTGGTAATGTCAACAACATCACCATCAACAATTGTCATTTTTCCAACACCCGCCCTGGCAATAAATTCAGCTGCAAAAGACCCTACACCACCTACTCCAACAATCAATACGTTTGAATTCTTTAATTTTTCAAGACCTTCTTTTTTGAACAACAATTCGGCTCTTTCTGTCCACTGCGCCATTTTCTATAATTTATTTTTGTACTTATTTTTTAAAAACATTTTTAAAATTCTGCTCTACAATTCCCTGCAAATCTTCAGGATTTTTGCCTTTGTACTTCGAAGCTACGGCATATACTTCTTCTATTGTTTCTTCAATCGTATCCGTTTCCAGGAAAAAACGATTATCCGGAACATTTTTAAAAACCGATTCCAATTCCGGGTTCCGCAACAAATATTTACCAAAAGAAAGATAAAAACCATTTTCCAGCAATTGTCTGGCCAATTGTTCATTTTTTGAGAATCCGTGGATAATCATCGGAACCGTAATCTTTACATCATTCCTGATGGCTATTAATTCCTGAAACGATGCTACACAATGGATAACCACCGGTTTTTGATATTTTTGAGCCAATGCCAATTGTTTTCTAAACACCTGTTCCTGCAGGCTAAACGGAATTTCAATTCTTTTATCCAGTCCGCATTCGCCAACAGCCAGACAATTGGAAGTCTGTATTTTTTCTTCTATAACGGCAAGGTCATCTTCAACCCTATCCGCTACAATATACCACGGATGAATCCCTATCGAATACAACGGAATGGACACATCGAATTCCTGCGGATATTGATTGACCAATTCCAGGCAACCGGGATGGTTTGAGAATTTATGCGTGTGGAGATTGTATAGCAAAGCTTATTTTTTAAATTTTTTCACTCCAGCCTTAATTTCAATCGCAAGATCATTTTCCTGTGGAGGAATCGGGCATGAATATTTATGATTATAGGCACAATACGGATTATATGCCGTATTAAAATCAATAGAGATTGTATCGCCTTGTGGTATTTTCAAATCAATATACCTTCCACCTCCATAACTGTCAACTCCGGAAGTCAGGTCTGTAAAAGGCAAAAACAATGCATCCTTATATTCTTCTATTTTTTTCAAATCCAGACTTTGGTAAAGATTTACCTTGAACTTTTTCCCGTCTATCGAAAAATGGGCTTCACCATATTTCACATACATGGGTTTTCTGGAGGTAGTCGTTGGCATTTCAAAAGGTTTTTCGTCCGGAGTTCTTATGAACTTTGCATTGACGAAAAAATTTCCGTTTATGGGATAAAAATCCAAAGCCTTAAATGTTTTCAAATCTTTCTTTAGCAAGGGACTTTTTACCGAGTCGGCATATTCCGCATTTAATTCTTTCTGGAAAGCAACAACAGCTTCTTTATCAAAACTTTTTTGCGCCAATAAAACGGTCGATACCAATAAAAACAGCAGGTTGAGGAAGCTTTTCATGAATTTCAATTTTTATGCAAAAATAAGCAAAATTATCGATTACGCTTTCCAAAAAAAGGGAAGCAAACTTTGTAACTTTGTGTCAAAAATTGACTATCTGATGCTCCAAACGGCCTTCAAGCGCTATATAGATTCCTTTCGGGGATTTTCTAAAGAAATCTGGATACTGGCACTTATTACTTTCATCAACAGGACAGGAACAATGGTTCTCCCATTCCTTTCGAAATATATGAAAGAAGACTTGCATTTTGACTATGACGCCATTGGAACGGTTATGGTCTTTTTTGGTTTGGGGTCAATGATTGGTTCCTGGATTGGCGGAAAGCTTTCCGATAGGATTGGTTTTTACAAAATAATGATTTTCAGCCTGCTCACCAGTGGTCTGCTGCTAATTTTTGTGCAGTTTGTCACTTCATTTACAGGAATGTGTTTTGCCATGTTTGGTATTATGCTTATCGCAGATATGTTTCGTCCGGCCATGTATGTTTCTCTGGGAGCGTATGCCAAACCCGAAAACAGAACCCGTGCTTTTTCACTGGTCCGGCTTGCAGTCAATTTAGGTTTTGCCGCCGGTCCGGCATTGGGAGGGCTGATTATTATGGGAATTGGCTACAAAGGCTTGTTTTGGGTTGATGGTGCTTCCTGTATTATTTCCATACTGATTTTTGCTACATTGGTGAAAGAAAAGAAACTAGCTACCCATCAAGACCATGAGGATGCTGAAAAAGCGGTTGTAAAATCTGTATTTTGGGATGGCCCTTTCTGGATATTCCTTTTCGGAAGCTATTTAACAGCCCTGATTTTCTTACAGCTGTTCTCAACATTGCCGCTATACCATTCCGAATGGTATCATATCACAGAATTCCAAACCGGATTGCTGATGTCGTTAAACGGCCTGCTCATATTCTTTTTGGAAATGCCGATGGTGACTTCACTCGAAAGAAAACAGGTCAATCGCCTGAAACTCATACTATGGGGTACCTTTCTGTTAAGCGTGAGCTTTTTTGTACTACTTTTTGACAATTGGGCCGGCATACTGATTGTCAGCATGCTTTTTATGACCTTTGGAGAAATACTGAATTTTCCGTTTACCAACTCTTTTGCTATGAGCCGGGCTCCAAAAGGACATGAAGGTCGTTATATGGCCCTGTTCACCATGAGTTTCAGCCTGGCACATATTACAAGCGCCAAATTGGGGTTAGGAATTATTTCCCGCTACGGCTATGCGACAAACTGGTTGGTAATGGGGGTTTTAGGACTCCTCTCCTGTGCCAGCATATTGTATCTGAAAAGAATAGTTACACAAAACAAATAAGCTGATTTTATTCACTATCGGGAGGTTTATACGATAGGAAAGAAAGTGCTGAAATCTATTTTCTATAATTTTCTATTTTATACATACAACACATAAACTTAGCGCTTCAGAACCTTAGTATCTCTTTTTATTCCAGCCACAGGTTTAAAAAATTACACCGATTTAAAGCTTCTCTATAGAAATGAAAGAAGACATAAAAAGTTAGACTTTAATCATTTTGTATATCAATCAATAAAACACTCTTAAACCATCTTTTTGTTTTTCAGACAATTAACACACATAAATCATTATTTTTGTGTTTTCCTTTTTGATAGCCTTACAATAAAAAACTAAAATTTACGTTAAATAACTAAGAAAATAGTTTGTCAACTAAAAAATTAGTTATACATTTGTCTTGTTAGAGTTAGGATATGGATTATCTCCTGAATAGCATTTAAAAAATTATTCAGGAGAAAAACCATTAAAAAAGGAACAAGATGCAGAAGTTAACAAACAAAGAAGAAGAAGTAATGCAGATTTTATGGAAGCTGGAAAAAGCTTTCGTTAAAGAGATAATGGCTGAAATTAAGGAAGACCAGCCACATTATAATACATTATCTACTATAGTAAGGATTTTGGAGGAAAAAGGATTTGTTGGGCATACTGCTTTTGGAAATTCACACCAGTATTATCCTATTGTAGCGTTGGAAGATTACAGAAAGCGTTTTATGACAACCGCAATTGATAATTATTTTGACAGTTCCTATAAAAATCTGGTTTCGTTTTTTGCGAAGGAAGAAAAAATTTCTGCCGATGAGCTACGCGAAATTTTAGACATGATTGAAAAAAAGAAATAAATATGGAAAACTTTATCCTATATTTTGCAAAAGCGTCAGCTCTATTGGCCGTATTTTTCTTAGCCTATTATTTTTTGCTTAGGAAAGAGACTTTCTTTACTGCCAACAGATGGTTCCTTTTGGCCGGAATAATAACTTCTTTGCTTTTGCCAAAGATAATTTTTGTAAAGACAATCTGGGTTGAACCTGCTGCCACAGTAAATTATGCTCCAATTGAAACAGCAAAAGAACCCATTGCTTTTGATGCTATTCCTAATGCTGAAGCCGGATTATCTTCACCCCTACATACGGTATCAGAAAACTCAGTTATAACTACTGAGCCGCTTATGGTTGAAGAACCAGCCTTTGAAATCAACTGGCTGTATGTTATAGTTGGCGTATATCTTATAGGAATGTTTTTCTTTTTGGTGAAATTTATCCAAGATTTTTGGGGCTTGCGAAAAATTTTCCGCAACCAGACTGTTGAGCTTCACGGAAGATTCAAATTTGTGGATACTGACAGGATACAATCACCTTTTTCATTTTTTAATTATATCGTCTATAATTCGAATCACTTTAAAAAAGAAGAACTGGAAAACATACTGGAACACGAAAAGGTACACAGTTCGCAAATGCATTCTGCAGATATGATTTTAAGCCAGTTGTTCTGTATCGCATTTTGGTTCAATCCTTTTGCCTGGCTACATAAAAAAGCTATCGTTCAGAATTTAGAATTTATTGCCGATTCAACAGCTTTAAAAGCCGTTCCGGACCGTATAATTTATCAGAAAACATTATTAAAAGTAAGTGCACCTCATCACTGCATTCCAATTACTAATCATTTTTTTCAATCATTAATCAAAAAACGAATCGTTATGTTAAACACAAACCAATCCAAAAAGAGGAATTCCTGGAAGTACGCCATCGTATTGCCATTGCTGACAGTCTTTATGCTCCAGTTCCAGGTAGAAACTATTGCACAGGAAAAAGAAGGCGGAAAAGTTCAGGAGCAACAGACAAGCAATTATGAAGTCAGAGTCGATAAAAACTCTACTGATGACTATTTGAAAGCACAGTCAAAAATCTTTAAGAACAATCACGGAATTGACCTGAAATTTTCCAAAATCAAAAGAAATTCAGACAAGGAAATTGTTGCTATCAAAACAACTTATAAGGATAAAAACGGTAATTCCGGTGACTCCTACCTAAAAGGTAAAGAGCCCATCCAACCTTTCCTTTTGAGCAGAGAAGACAATAAGGTAGTTGTTTCGAATGTGCCGGCTGTTTACGGAAGTTTTAATACACCAACCGTTTACGGTAAATTCAAAAACAATTCGTCGCCGGTAGCTTTGACATATAAGACAGGAATGCCTGCAATGCCAATACCTCCTGTTCCTCCAACAATGCCAAATGTGCCAGCATTACCCAATGCGCCAACATTCCCACAATTGCCTGCACCTCCTACACCTCCAAATACAGAGTATGATGAAAATAGTGCGGAGTGGAAAAAATTTGAAGAGCAGATAGCAAAATTCGAAGCCGAAATGGATGCAAAAGAAAGCGATATAGCAAAATACGAACAAGCTATGGAAAAATTTGCCGCACAGGTAGAAGCTACCTACACTAAAGATGTTGAAAAACAAATGGCCGAATTTGAGAAAAAAATGAAGGTCTATGAAAAAGAAATGGAAGTATATGCCAAGCAAATTGAAACTCTAATGGAGAAAGAGGAAAGAAACAGATAACCAGAAAACAAATAAAAAAAGCTGTCAATAGACAGCTTTTTTTGTATCTTTAAGATAAAAAGTGATGTTTAAGATATTAGCAAAACTAAATAAATGGCTGTTGCCTAACTATACTAAACAAGGTTTGGATTTGGCGAAGGCAACCAAATTCCAAAAAGCAATTATAGCCTGGAAATACTACGTTACCATCCACGCACTGGACTAATACTTTAAAGGAGAAAAAATATCGTATTGCCTTATTTTTTCCCTTCCGTTGAGGAATGTAAGCTCCATCAGGAAATTGCATTGCACAATCTCACCGCCTAATTTTTCTACCAATTCGCATACTGCTTTTGCCGTTCCGCCCGTAGCCAGTACGTCATCATGTATTAATACTTTGTCGCCTTTTTGTATGGCATCGGTATGGATTTCTAACGTATCCTGTCCGTATTCCAAATCATAAGTTGCCGAAATCGTCGTAAACGGAAGTTTTTTGGGCTTTCTTACCGGAACAAAACCGGCGTTTAGTTTATAGGCCAAAAGTGTGGCAAAAAAGAATCCCCTGCTCTCCACTCCCACGACCTTATCAATTTTTACATCAGGCAAACCATTGAGTAACAGCTCCAAGCACATTTTTGAAGCTTCCGGTTCAGCTAAAAGAGGCGTTATATCTTTAAAAACAATTCCTGGTTTTGGAAAGTCCTGAATATCACGGATGTACTTTTCTATTGACATTTTTATTACATTTAATTTAGAAATTGATTTGCAAGATAAACATAATTTCCTATATTTGCACCCGCATTAAGGCCTCGTGGCGCAACTGAATAGCGCATCTGATTACGGCTCAGAAGGTTACAGGTTTGAATCCTGTCGAGGTCACTTCAAAAGGACAAATCAAAATTTTGATTTGTCTTTTTTTTTATCTCATAAACTCTTTTATTAAACAGTAATATAAATCGTAAGGCTTCATTCGCCTCACTGTTGGGTATTTATATATAATAAGTTTCATAGCAAAGTGTTTAAAGGATGGCTGGAATAAATGTAATAAAAAACCCGTGCCTGGCACGGGTTTAAAAATTATTTATTTCTTAATCAGCTTTTTAGTATCTACTATCTTACCATTACTTATCAGGGCTACCGTATAAAGGCCGCTTGGATAATTGGAGATATCTATGCTAATTTCAGTATTTTTTACATCCAGGATGTAATTGTTAGAGGCTCTGTTTGCACCATAGCTTCCAATGATTGACAGATAGGCAGAATTTGTGTCGTTCAGCTTGTATCCTACTGTAACATTGTCTTGCGCAGGGTTAGGAGCAATACCTCCTAAAGTACTAGGATTAAGTGTTACGGCTACTTCGGCATAATCTTTAGTTCCGTCTGCCAGGGCTACTACTTCAAGCTTGTATTTCTTAGCAATGTCTACCGCTACTGTCAGATCTTTTCCCTGATAGATAAGTTTGCCATCAGCATACCAATTGTAAATCACTGCTTCATTTAACTGTGCTGCACTGAAGGTAATGATTTCGTCCCTATCTGCTTTTTTATCGCCTCCTGCATCAGCAGAAAGTCTTCTGCCTTCAGTTTTTCCTTTATTAACCAGATAGGTCTCGCCACCTACCACGTTTCCGGTTTCAAGGTCGCGTTGCACAATATGGTAAACAAACTGCTGTGGCCTGGCTTCATCGTTCGTAAAATTAAAGGTCAGATTAAGCGTTCCCAGTTCTTCAGGCTGGAACACGATGTTATTCAGAGTGGCATAGTTTGACCTGACCAGGTATGCCATTCTTTCCCGACCTTCAACAAATCCACGGGCTAGTCCGCCGCCTTGCTGCCATGCTCTGTAAAGCCTTTCATCCATTTTAATAGCTACCTGAGCTTGCTCAAAAATAGGTCGCACGCCAGGAATGTCTTCGGCAATAAATTCTAATAAATATTTTTTAGGAACTCTGACAGGATTACCAACTCCTACAACACCTCCTATGCTTCCGTTAGCCAATACATCGACAACGGTTACGTTTTTCCACGCAATATTATTGTTGTTCTTAACATTCATATTGAGGTCTGCTGTTTCCGGGAAGGTCATCGGGTCATTGGCGGCTTCAATTCGTGTTAGCAGACAGAAATGCCATGGTTCGGGATTGATAGGCGCATAGTCGGCAGGGTTTGGAACGTTCCATGCAAAGGCTATAATGGTTTCTTCTCCCGGTTGAAGTACCGGAATCGGGATTCCTGCCAACGCTCCAATCTGTTTGCCCATTAGCACACCGCCTACGTAATAGGTTCCGTTCCAACTCAACGGCCAAGCCAATGAGGTTCCGGCCTTTGCCCAATATAGTTTTAAGCGTTCACTTCCTGTTGAAGCCACACAGCTTTTGTTTCTTACACGTACATAAACATAGTTTGGGTTAGTTGGGCTATAATCCGGATTTTGATGTACCAAACCGTTATCATTATAATTTCGTACCCAGATATCTTCACTGGCCCACATGTATGGCGAGATGGTATTCGGTTCAATTCCTAAATCACCGGGACTATCTTTTACATACAAATCTAAGGTTGGTGAATACATCTGCTGCGCAAGTTGTACGGCAGCATAGGCGTCTATCAATCCATAACCTAACTGTTCGTTCCATGTTCCGTTACCTCTTCCTGCTGTGGGTGAAAAGACATAGCTTGGCAATTTTTGAGAAGTGCTTTCTATAATGTCGCGTACTTGCTGACCTGTAAGACATGGATTTACTGAAAGAATCAGGGCTACCAATCCGGTTACGTGCGGTGCTGCCATTGAAGTACCGTCCATCGATCCCACGCTGTTGGTTGGAAGTGTAGACAGAATATTGCTACCTG
This genomic interval carries:
- a CDS encoding DUF1684 domain-containing protein, whose product is MKSFLNLLFLLVSTVLLAQKSFDKEAVVAFQKELNAEYADSVKSPLLKKDLKTFKALDFYPINGNFFVNAKFIRTPDEKPFEMPTTTSRKPMYVKYGEAHFSIDGKKFKVNLYQSLDLKKIEEYKDALFLPFTDLTSGVDSYGGGRYIDLKIPQGDTISIDFNTAYNPYCAYNHKYSCPIPPQENDLAIEIKAGVKKFKK
- a CDS encoding M56 family metallopeptidase; translated protein: MENFILYFAKASALLAVFFLAYYFLLRKETFFTANRWFLLAGIITSLLLPKIIFVKTIWVEPAATVNYAPIETAKEPIAFDAIPNAEAGLSSPLHTVSENSVITTEPLMVEEPAFEINWLYVIVGVYLIGMFFFLVKFIQDFWGLRKIFRNQTVELHGRFKFVDTDRIQSPFSFFNYIVYNSNHFKKEELENILEHEKVHSSQMHSADMILSQLFCIAFWFNPFAWLHKKAIVQNLEFIADSTALKAVPDRIIYQKTLLKVSAPHHCIPITNHFFQSLIKKRIVMLNTNQSKKRNSWKYAIVLPLLTVFMLQFQVETIAQEKEGGKVQEQQTSNYEVRVDKNSTDDYLKAQSKIFKNNHGIDLKFSKIKRNSDKEIVAIKTTYKDKNGNSGDSYLKGKEPIQPFLLSREDNKVVVSNVPAVYGSFNTPTVYGKFKNNSSPVALTYKTGMPAMPIPPVPPTMPNVPALPNAPTFPQLPAPPTPPNTEYDENSAEWKKFEEQIAKFEAEMDAKESDIAKYEQAMEKFAAQVEATYTKDVEKQMAEFEKKMKVYEKEMEVYAKQIETLMEKEERNR
- a CDS encoding HAD family hydrolase; the protein is MVKTVIFDMDGVLVDTEPVHYDVSLLQFKDLDITVPDEMYHTFTGNSNKMIYQKIKDNFQLVHEVEELIEAKNKLFIEAFDKKEDLYLMPGVKELIIDLYNNGIQLIVASSSEMAIINKVFERFGLNPYFTHKVSGEDFPESKPNPAIFLKAASYSKAPINECIVIEDSTNGITAAKAAGIFCIAYKGESGTGQDQSKADMVITDFRDLNFEKIKNINA
- a CDS encoding tRNA threonylcarbamoyladenosine dehydratase; this encodes MAQWTERAELLFKKEGLEKLKNSNVLIVGVGGVGSFAAEFIARAGVGKMTIVDGDVVDITNINRQLPALHSTVGKPKIDVVGDRLMDINPELQLTRIKEFLSPERAFEIVTDEFDYVMDCIDSITPKLNLIIASKRKKIKIVSSMGAGGKMEAGKVKVTDISKTKNCYLAKAVKRRLREAGIDKGVKAVYSYEIQDPNSLRMTDGSNFKKSFYGTNSYMPGLFGLHAAETVIRYLLKKE
- a CDS encoding BlaI/MecI/CopY family transcriptional regulator, with product MQKLTNKEEEVMQILWKLEKAFVKEIMAEIKEDQPHYNTLSTIVRILEEKGFVGHTAFGNSHQYYPIVALEDYRKRFMTTAIDNYFDSSYKNLVSFFAKEEKISADELREILDMIEKKK
- a CDS encoding MDR family MFS transporter, whose translation is MLQTAFKRYIDSFRGFSKEIWILALITFINRTGTMVLPFLSKYMKEDLHFDYDAIGTVMVFFGLGSMIGSWIGGKLSDRIGFYKIMIFSLLTSGLLLIFVQFVTSFTGMCFAMFGIMLIADMFRPAMYVSLGAYAKPENRTRAFSLVRLAVNLGFAAGPALGGLIIMGIGYKGLFWVDGASCIISILIFATLVKEKKLATHQDHEDAEKAVVKSVFWDGPFWIFLFGSYLTALIFLQLFSTLPLYHSEWYHITEFQTGLLMSLNGLLIFFLEMPMVTSLERKQVNRLKLILWGTFLLSVSFFVLLFDNWAGILIVSMLFMTFGEILNFPFTNSFAMSRAPKGHEGRYMALFTMSFSLAHITSAKLGLGIISRYGYATNWLVMGVLGLLSCASILYLKRIVTQNK
- a CDS encoding S8 family serine peptidase — encoded protein: MNNKIYTLLLVLFMSVIGMNAQKNSYFYYYKDQKIALNLDRKFLNINTSADFEKSALVGFKFKDVTLQDDNSTGEHQKFGKLEFLSEPSAADFEKAISDLRKVKGIKSVSLFFKRPNAPSIGTSSLFYVKLKDERGFELLKKMASENNVKIVQQIYGMPLWYVMAVEPENQSNSLQMANLFYETGQFEGIDPAFMFNFRSVCTNDTNFGSLWGLNNSANPNVDINACQAWTLSQGNGVNVAILDQGIYKPHNDLAANISPLSFDAQSGSSPSVFISGNTHGTHVAGTVGAIKDNNLQVVGVAPKSKLISVSHSLGVVPGISLQLAGGINWAVANGADVINNSWGDQGGIFYAQLYSLALENAIVNAMTNGRGGKGTLVVFAAGNYGGGGPVMDYPGNFHDNILTVGSITSSGSRSSFSGYGPKLDVVAPGSNILSTLPTNSVGSMDGTSMAAPHVTGLVALILSVNPCLTGQQVRDIIESTSQKLPSYVFSPTAGRGNGTWNEQLGYGLIDAYAAVQLAQQMYSPTLDLYVKDSPGDLGIEPNTISPYMWASEDIWVRNYNDNGLVHQNPDYSPTNPNYVYVRVRNKSCVASTGSERLKLYWAKAGTSLAWPLSWNGTYYVGGVLMGKQIGALAGIPIPVLQPGEETIIAFAWNVPNPADYAPINPEPWHFCLLTRIEAANDPMTFPETADLNMNVKNNNNIAWKNVTVVDVLANGSIGGVVGVGNPVRVPKKYLLEFIAEDIPGVRPIFEQAQVAIKMDERLYRAWQQGGGLARGFVEGRERMAYLVRSNYATLNNIVFQPEELGTLNLTFNFTNDEARPQQFVYHIVQRDLETGNVVGGETYLVNKGKTEGRRLSADAGGDKKADRDEIITFSAAQLNEAVIYNWYADGKLIYQGKDLTVAVDIAKKYKLEVVALADGTKDYAEVAVTLNPSTLGGIAPNPAQDNVTVGYKLNDTNSAYLSIIGSYGANRASNNYILDVKNTEISIDISNYPSGLYTVALISNGKIVDTKKLIKK
- a CDS encoding HAD family hydrolase; its protein translation is MIKTVIFDMDGVIVDTEPVHRYAYFQHFDELEISVTDDLFATFTGNSTRNVFQKLKHAFGLDHDVEDLIQRKRNIFNDAFDTKKDLHLIEGVEDLIKDLYKNGIQLIVASSASKVTIERVFNRFKLHQYFSDIVSGEDFPKSKPHPAIFEYAASLAIGKKDECIVIEDSTNGVEASVAAGIFCIGYRSANTKLQDLSKADRIINHFNELNAEKIKNLK
- a CDS encoding cryptochrome/photolyase family protein is translated as MNIFWFRRDLRLDDNKALFEALSNNATLPVFIFDKNILSELPKDDARVTFISALLDNIQAILKQNHKSLAVFHDGPIHVFKKLVAENAEINAVYTNHDYEPYAQKRDAEVGAFLKSKNIAFHTFKDQVIFEKEEVIKEDGKPYVVFTPYSKKWKENFNEKLTESFPSEKKLAEIAQHSYPYLSLKEIGFEASGIKVADYNISSALIENYAETRNFPGIEGTSHLSPHLRFGAVSIRKIVKTALKHRKETFLNELIWREFFMQILWHFPNTVTESFRPKYDHIQWRNNKTEFQSWCEGTTGYPIVDAGMRQLNATGTMHNRVRMIVASFLCKHLLIDWRWGEAYFAEKLLDYEQSSNIGNWQWAAGSGVDAAPYFRIFNPSEQVRKFDKNLKYIRKWVPEFEQLDYRPIIDHKEARERCLVVYKKAVG
- a CDS encoding TatD family hydrolase gives rise to the protein MLYNLHTHKFSNHPGCLELVNQYPQEFDVSIPLYSIGIHPWYIVADRVEDDLAVIEEKIQTSNCLAVGECGLDKRIEIPFSLQEQVFRKQLALAQKYQKPVVIHCVASFQELIAIRNDVKITVPMIIHGFSKNEQLARQLLENGFYLSFGKYLLRNPELESVFKNVPDNRFFLETDTIEETIEEVYAVASKYKGKNPEDLQGIVEQNFKNVFKK
- a CDS encoding adenine phosphoribosyltransferase, with translation MSIEKYIRDIQDFPKPGIVFKDITPLLAEPEASKMCLELLLNGLPDVKIDKVVGVESRGFFFATLLAYKLNAGFVPVRKPKKLPFTTISATYDLEYGQDTLEIHTDAIQKGDKVLIHDDVLATGGTAKAVCELVEKLGGEIVQCNFLMELTFLNGREKIRQYDIFSPLKY